Part of the Longimicrobiaceae bacterium genome is shown below.
CAACACTTCCTGTCGGCAACGCTCGGCGGCGATCTCGCAATACCGCTCCTCGATCTCGATGCCGATGGCGCGACGGCCCGCGTCCTTCGCCGCCTTCAGCGTCGTCCCGCTGCCTGCGAAGGGATCTACGATCGTCTCGCTCTCGCGCGAGGCGCGGCCCACAATCCACGACATGACGCGCAGTGGCTTCGGGCAGGGGTGGCCGTTCTGCTCTGATGGGCCCACGAACGTCCAGCTATTGGGACGAGAGCCGCGACCATCGGCCAAGTACGGGTCCGCGCCATAGTACAGGAGCGGAATGAGGCCACTAAAGCCCCATCGGGTGCGGGCTGCACCCGATGGGAGATAAATGCAGCCGATGTCGGAAGCGCGAAGGAACGTGAGCGTGAGGTTGCCACGCGGGTCAGCCAGTCCCTTTCGGAGTCCGGCGACGCTGAACGCCTGACAGGGGGTGCCTCCGACCACAACGTCGGGTGCGAGTGCGGGCCACGCGGCATGGCGGGTCATGTCCCCCAGGTTGGGCACGTCGGGGTAGTGGTGCGTCAGGACCGCGCACGGGAACGCCTCGATTTCGGAGAACGCGAGTGCGCGCCATCCAAGCGGTCGCCACGCCACGGTCGCGGCTTCGATGCCCGAACACACGCTCAGGTATCTCATCGCGCCCCCTCATCCCGCCCGCTGGCCCCACCCACCGGGCGGGAGCGGAACGCAACGGGCGAGAGGTACAGTTTAGGAACACTTTCGGGGGCGGATTTCGCTGTTTCGCCCCCGCCGATGTCACCGCTGGCGCGCGCTTCTCCTAGGGGAATGCGCCGAAACTGCGCACGAGCCGCACGTTTGACAAAGAAGCGGTCGTCGGTTCGATCCCGACCGCTGGCTCTCGGTAACCCGTTGCTACACCGCATGATGCGACCCGCTGTCCCGCCATGTTTCGCGCCGAGGTACATTCTGGGAACACTTTCGGGTGTGCGCCTCATTCCTCCTCCCCCTCGAGCGCCGCGGCCGCAGTCACGATCCGCTCCACCTGCCGCCGGTCGTAGTGCTTGAGCATCTTCGGGTCGCGGTCGCCCACGTACTCGAGCCCCAACATCAGATTCCCGGTGCGGCGACCCACGTCGCCCACCACCTTGCGCCGGAAGCCGTGGAACGCCCGGTAGTCCCGGTGCCGGACCTTCGCCCGGGCCTCGAGGGCGCGCAGCATCGTGTGCATGCTCGAGTAGCTCACCGGCTGCCCCTTCCGGTTCTGCGCGAACAGGACCCAGTCTGAGCCCGCGAGCGCGGCCGGCCGACTCTCCGCCTTCCGGTCGCGGCGCACGCGCCCCAGCGCGGCGTTCAGGCGCCAGTAGCGGGCCGTCTCGAGCGCCGCCACCATGTCCCACAGGAGCGGTCGCGTGAGCGCCACGCCCTGCTTCTGCCACTCCTTGGGCCAGGTCACCGTGCCGGCGTCGGGGTTGATGTCCCGCCAGCGGAGATGCTGCACCGCGTTCATGCGCTGGCCCGTGCTGTGGCAGATCAGGAGCAGGACCGCGAGCCGCCAGCGGCGGGGATGCTGCGGCTCGAGCTTGGCCAGCAGCTTCCGCCAGTCGGCGGCCGTGTACTCCTCAGGCTCGAGCACCTTCGCGTCCCGGGGCTGCTTCCAGCGGTAGACGGCGAACACGCTCCCCGCCAGCAGCTCCCGCGACTGGCCCCACTTGTAGACCGTCCGCGCCACGTTCACGACCTGCCGGATCTGGTTGATGACGATGCCGGCTTTGGTCGCGGCGGTGATGAACTGGTCGATGTCCAACGCCTTGAGCCGACCGGCCTCGGCATCCCTCCCGATGTACTCCTCCCATTTCCGCCAGCGGTCGCGGTAGCTCACCTGCGACTTGTGGCGCAGGTTGGCCCATGCGGGCGAACTCACGTAGGCGTGCCAGAGGGCGCGCGTACTGATCGGCGCTGGCCGCCCCTGCTCCCGGCGGGCCTGTTCCCGCTCGTCGCGAAAGGTCTCCGCCCAGGCGACCGCTTCCTCGCGCCCCTGCCGGTCGTGCGGGAACACGCGCTTGCGCGGCACGCCATCAATGTCCCGGTACAGCACTTCGACGCGAGCCCGCTTCGTGTCCACGAGCACGCGCACCCGGTCGCCCCGGCGGCCGCCGGTATAGAGGGTCGTGCGGGCCTTCCGTGGCCGGGGCGTGGTCACGCGGCGTCCTCCCCTCGAGCGGCACGCCGCGCGTCGGCCCGCAGCTTGGCCAGGTCAGTCCGGTGGGGCACGATGAGCGCCCGGTACTCCCGCGCCCGGCGGTTCCGCGGGCTCCAGCGCGCGAGCCCCTGCCGTTGCCACGCGCCGAATCGGTTGCGCAGGTAGGCGACGCCCTTGCCGCTCCGCAGCATCGCTTCCTGTTCCGAGAGCCAGGAGCGGTATTCCTCGGTGGCGTCGTCCACGTCGTTGCACAGACGCTCGAGCGCGTCCGCAAT
Proteins encoded:
- a CDS encoding tyrosine-type recombinase/integrase, which translates into the protein MTTPRPRKARTTLYTGGRRGDRVRVLVDTKRARVEVLYRDIDGVPRKRVFPHDRQGREEAVAWAETFRDEREQARREQGRPAPISTRALWHAYVSSPAWANLRHKSQVSYRDRWRKWEEYIGRDAEAGRLKALDIDQFITAATKAGIVINQIRQVVNVARTVYKWGQSRELLAGSVFAVYRWKQPRDAKVLEPEEYTAADWRKLLAKLEPQHPRRWRLAVLLLICHSTGQRMNAVQHLRWRDINPDAGTVTWPKEWQKQGVALTRPLLWDMVAALETARYWRLNAALGRVRRDRKAESRPAALAGSDWVLFAQNRKGQPVSYSSMHTMLRALEARAKVRHRDYRAFHGFRRKVVGDVGRRTGNLMLGLEYVGDRDPKMLKHYDRRQVERIVTAAAALEGEEE
- a CDS encoding DNA methyltransferase gives rise to the protein MRYLSVCSGIEAATVAWRPLGWRALAFSEIEAFPCAVLTHHYPDVPNLGDMTRHAAWPALAPDVVVGGTPCQAFSVAGLRKGLADPRGNLTLTFLRASDIGCIYLPSGAARTRWGFSGLIPLLYYGADPYLADGRGSRPNSWTFVGPSEQNGHPCPKPLRVMSWIVGRASRESETIVDPFAGSGTTLKAAKDAGRRAIGIEIEERYCEIAAERCRQEVLNLGGVA